A genome region from Drosophila simulans strain w501 chromosome 2R, Prin_Dsim_3.1, whole genome shotgun sequence includes the following:
- the LOC120284361 gene encoding uncharacterized protein LOC120284361: MAPRPRATQSLESRRTRGIKSYRCRVCSGIHALRKCKRFHKLSAEKRLRAVLINKYCSNCLAHQHSGGDCRSQEGCKKCGGNHHTLLHMHEVRPAPSPAALPAPTRRERHPAAPRPVRISRIPPPAPVANNQRRPKVSVASPAVATGQQKAVPILPTAIVVLDTGSKTFETGAMIDPCMPVSSIDRSLAAAFRLPIARLGGNEVCSVTLRSRTSTFRLNVVLKVEPSLRIRTPIQALSDAARAKFDGVRLADERFHRPASISLVLGSDVYANLIQPGFLKIDDGLPVAQNTVFGWTVSGACTE; this comes from the coding sequence ATGGCTCCGCGACCTCGTGCCACCCAGTCGTTGGAAAGCAGACGTACTCGAGGTATCAAATCCTACCGCTGCCGAGTCTGCTCTGGAATCCATGCACTTCGGAAGTGCAAGAGGTTCCACAAActgagcgctgaaaagcgccttcgggcagtacttattaataagtactgctcgAACTGCCTCGCCCATCAGCACTCAGGAGGAGACTGCCGAAGCCAAGAGGGATGCAAGAAGTGTGGAGGAAACCACCACACTctactccacatgcacgaggtcCGTCCCGCTCCGTCCCCAGCAGCGCTACCAGCTCCGACGCGCAGAGAGCGCCATCCCGCTGCACCTCGTCCGGTCCGGATTTCCCGCATTCCGCCACCAGCCCCAGTCGCCAACAATCAACGGCGTCCGAAGGTCTCCGTCGCGTCTCCGGCGGTGGCAACGGGGCAGCAGAAGGCTGTTCCCATTCTGCCTACAGCCATCGTCGTGCTGGACACGGgctcgaagaccttcgagaccgggGCCATGATCGACCCATGCATGCCGGTGAGCAGCATCGACCGGTCGTTGGCGGCTGCGTTCCGGCTGCCCATCGCCCGGCTGGGAGGCAACGAGGTCTGCTCGGTGACACTCCGGTCCCGAACAAGCACCTTCCGACTCAACGTCGTCCTGAAGGTCGAACCCAGCCTAAGGATCCGGACACCCATCCAAGCTCTGAGCGACGCCGCCAGGGCCAAGTTTGACGGTGTTCGTCTCGCGGACGAGCGCTTCCACCGGCCGGCCTCCATCTCCCTCGTGTTGGGATCAGATGTATATGCCAACTTGATCCAACCGGGGTTCCTAAAAATTGATGATGGCTTGCCCGTCGCGCAGAACACGGTGTTCGGATGGACCGTTTCTGGAGCGTGCACGGAATGA